A genomic region of Acidobacteriota bacterium contains the following coding sequences:
- the hslU gene encoding ATP-dependent protease ATPase subunit HslU yields the protein MVIYLSGEIEEPLSLDQLTPRQIVAELDKHVIGQSAAKKAVAVALRNRIRRQKLPPELAQDVTPKNIIMIGSTGVGKTEIARRLARLSSSPFLKVEASKFTEVGYVGRDVESMIRDLVEIAIDLVQAEKFEEIADKAEGNVEEQILDLLLPPSKAHTPDSDQFIDQIENTPSAAQETYNRTREKFRQQLREGKLDARLVEMEVRERNFPSFEIITNQGVEEMDINLKDMMPGLFGGKTKQRKMRVDEAMEYLLEEEKQKLVDMDTVSRIALERVEQSGIIFLDEIDKIAGRESGHGPDVSREGVQRDILPIIEGTTVNTKYGMVRTDHILFIAAGAFHVSKPSDLIPELQGRFPIRVELQPLTIDDFKRILTEPKNALLKQYVALLDTEGITLEFTPDAIEAIADFGFKVNETTEDIGARRLQTMLEKVLEDILFEAPDLPEKRQMIDANYVSKMLAEIVKNEDLSRYIL from the coding sequence ATGGTCATTTACCTTTCAGGAGAGATTGAAGAGCCGCTCAGCTTGGATCAACTGACGCCGCGTCAAATCGTCGCCGAACTGGACAAGCATGTAATTGGTCAAAGCGCCGCCAAAAAAGCGGTCGCGGTGGCGCTGCGCAATCGCATTCGCCGGCAAAAACTGCCGCCCGAACTCGCCCAGGATGTGACGCCCAAGAACATCATCATGATCGGTTCAACCGGCGTCGGGAAAACCGAGATCGCGCGGCGGCTGGCGCGGCTTTCGTCTTCACCCTTTCTCAAAGTCGAAGCTTCCAAATTCACCGAGGTCGGTTATGTTGGGCGCGATGTCGAATCCATGATCCGCGACCTGGTCGAGATCGCGATAGATTTGGTGCAGGCCGAAAAGTTTGAAGAGATTGCCGACAAGGCTGAAGGCAACGTCGAAGAGCAAATCCTCGATTTATTGTTGCCGCCGAGCAAAGCACATACGCCAGACTCCGATCAATTCATTGACCAGATTGAAAACACGCCGAGCGCCGCGCAGGAAACCTACAACCGCACGCGCGAAAAGTTCCGGCAGCAACTGCGCGAAGGCAAGCTCGATGCGCGCCTAGTTGAAATGGAAGTCCGCGAACGCAACTTCCCTTCCTTCGAGATCATCACCAACCAAGGCGTCGAAGAGATGGACATCAACCTGAAAGATATGATGCCCGGCCTGTTTGGCGGCAAGACCAAACAACGCAAGATGCGCGTTGACGAAGCGATGGAATATCTGCTGGAAGAGGAAAAGCAGAAGCTGGTGGATATGGACACCGTCTCGCGCATCGCGCTCGAACGCGTCGAACAATCCGGCATCATCTTTCTGGACGAGATTGACAAGATCGCCGGGCGCGAATCCGGCCACGGCCCCGACGTTTCGCGCGAAGGCGTCCAACGCGACATCCTGCCCATCATCGAAGGCACCACCGTCAACACCAAGTACGGCATGGTGCGCACCGATCATATCCTGTTTATCGCGGCAGGCGCCTTTCACGTCTCCAAGCCATCCGACCTGATCCCTGAATTGCAGGGCCGTTTCCCGATTCGCGTCGAATTGCAGCCGCTCACGATAGACGATTTCAAACGCATCCTGACCGAACCTAAAAATGCATTGCTCAAACAATATGTCGCGCTGCTCGACACCGAAGGCATCACGCTGGAATTCACGCCGGACGCCATCGAGGCCATTGCCGATTTCGGTTTCAAGGTGAACGAGACCACCGAAGACATCGGCGCGCGCCGCTTACAAACGATGCTCGAAAAAGTGCTCGAAGACATCCTGTTTGAGGCACCCGACCTGCCTGAAAAGCGCCAGATGATTGACGCCAACTACGTCAGCAAGATGCTTGCCGAGATTGTGAAGAATGAAGACCTCAGTCGGTACATCCTGTAA
- the hslV gene encoding ATP-dependent protease subunit HslV, with product MSFPLNSNAKRIRSTTILSVRRDNRVVVAGDGQVTMGDTIMKANARKVRRLYSDKVVAGFAGATADAFALFQRFESKLEQYHGQLNRAAVELAKDWRTDKMMRNLEALLIVADASATLLISGTGDVIEPDDGIVAIGSGGPFALAAARALSRHTELPAREIAEAAMKVAGEICIYSNLNLIIEEI from the coding sequence ATGTCATTTCCTTTGAATTCAAACGCCAAGCGGATTCGCAGCACGACGATCCTTTCCGTCCGCCGCGACAATCGCGTCGTCGTGGCCGGTGATGGACAGGTGACGATGGGCGATACGATCATGAAAGCCAATGCGCGCAAAGTCCGCCGTCTTTACAGCGACAAAGTCGTGGCGGGATTTGCCGGGGCGACGGCGGATGCCTTCGCGCTCTTTCAACGCTTTGAATCGAAGCTTGAGCAGTATCACGGGCAACTCAATCGCGCAGCAGTTGAACTGGCTAAAGACTGGCGCACCGACAAGATGATGCGCAATTTGGAAGCTTTGCTGATCGTGGCCGATGCTTCGGCGACCTTGCTGATTTCCGGCACCGGCGACGTGATCGAACCGGATGACGGCATCGTGGCGATTGGCTCGGGCGGCCCGTTTGCCCTGGCAGCAGCCCGTGCCCTGTCGCGGCATACAGAATTGCCTGCGCGCGAAATCGCCGAGGCCGCGATGAAGGTGGCAGGCGAGATTTGCATCTACAGCAATCTGAACTTAATCATTGAAGAAATCTGA